A single region of the Candidatus Sungiibacteriota bacterium genome encodes:
- the rplS gene encoding 50S ribosomal protein L19, protein MSTTAIEKTYLRSDLPEIRSGDTVRVVQKIKEGDKERLTSFEGLVIAKKHGRGITATFTVRKVVDGIGVERVFPVHAPTISKIEVLRRSKVRRAKLYYIREKAAREVRRKMGQIWKEKETEAVATPEEAASSTEVGPQ, encoded by the coding sequence ATGAGCACGACTGCAATTGAAAAAACTTATCTTCGTTCTGATCTTCCCGAAATCCGCTCGGGCGATACCGTGCGTGTGGTTCAAAAAATCAAAGAAGGAGATAAAGAGCGTCTGACGTCTTTTGAGGGTTTGGTGATCGCTAAAAAACATGGCCGCGGAATTACGGCAACTTTTACCGTCCGCAAGGTGGTGGACGGCATTGGCGTGGAGAGGGTTTTCCCGGTTCATGCGCCAACCATCTCTAAGATTGAAGTTTTGCGTCGTTCCAAAGTGCGGCGGGCAAAACTATATTATATCCGCGAGAAAGCAGCGCGCGAGGTGCGCAGGAAAATGGGCCAGATTTGGAAGGAAAAAGAAACAGAGGCCGTGGCGACCCCGGAAGAAGCGGCATCGTCCACGGAGGTTGGGCCTCAATAA
- a CDS encoding RluA family pseudouridine synthase translates to MQIQTIYLDKDVIVLNKPPGISVHPGSSVSGPTVVDFLLEKFPEVKAVGDDPKMRPGIVHRLDKDTSGVMVVSRNQKSFEKLKELFQKRLVEKLYWAIVCGRPKERRGVISLPIGRVIKNPLKRGVEENKRKIRGAREAVTEYKVLKFGKHYSLVELSPKTGRMHQLRVHLKAIGHPVVCDKIYGGKNVCCPDGADRQMLHARSLSFSFPEGRRLHFEADVPQDFTVALRRVF, encoded by the coding sequence GTGCAGATACAGACAATTTATTTGGATAAGGACGTCATCGTCTTAAATAAGCCACCGGGAATTTCAGTTCACCCCGGTAGTTCTGTATCCGGCCCTACGGTGGTCGATTTTTTGTTGGAGAAATTCCCCGAAGTTAAAGCAGTAGGCGACGATCCCAAAATGCGTCCCGGTATCGTGCACCGTTTGGATAAGGATACTTCCGGCGTTATGGTCGTTTCGCGAAATCAGAAAAGTTTTGAAAAACTTAAGGAACTTTTTCAGAAGCGACTGGTTGAAAAGCTTTATTGGGCCATTGTTTGCGGACGACCCAAAGAAAGACGGGGAGTAATTTCTTTGCCTATTGGCCGTGTAATAAAAAATCCCCTGAAGCGTGGAGTAGAGGAGAATAAAAGAAAAATACGTGGGGCGCGAGAGGCGGTTACAGAGTATAAGGTTTTAAAATTTGGAAAGCATTATTCGTTAGTGGAGTTGAGTCCCAAGACCGGCCGTATGCACCAGTTGCGAGTGCATTTAAAAGCCATTGGTCATCCTGTGGTCTGCGATAAAATTTACGGGGGTAAAAATGTTTGTTGTCCGGATGGGGCGGATCGCCAGATGCTGCATGCGCGATCTCTCTCCTTTAGTTTTCCCGAAGGGCGAAGATTACATTTTGAAGCAGACGTACCGCAAGATTTTACCGTTGCGTTGCGCCGGGTTTTTTGA
- a CDS encoding RNA polymerase sigma factor: MAKSYLQEDSGEGIEELKDEEILRMAQKEPAVFEILVEKYQEPLMRAAWRVVRGREEAEDIVQEAFVKMYKNADKFEKLEGIEFKSWAYKVTINTAITHYRKLKRGEFLVEDPALFQDIGDTEPADTRLSFAVDAKAVVASVLNKMPEHLRTVLASYYLQDKSYKTIAQEEKISIPTLKMRLFRAKKLFKRLKDNPN; encoded by the coding sequence ATGGCAAAATCGTATCTCCAAGAAGATTCCGGCGAGGGGATTGAGGAGCTGAAGGATGAAGAAATTTTGCGGATGGCGCAGAAAGAGCCGGCTGTTTTTGAAATACTTGTAGAGAAATATCAGGAGCCGTTGATGCGAGCGGCTTGGCGTGTGGTAAGGGGCCGGGAAGAGGCTGAAGATATCGTGCAGGAGGCATTTGTAAAAATGTATAAAAACGCGGATAAATTTGAGAAACTGGAGGGAATTGAGTTTAAGTCCTGGGCTTACAAGGTGACGATCAATACCGCCATTACCCATTATCGGAAGCTTAAACGGGGAGAATTTTTGGTTGAAGATCCGGCTCTTTTTCAGGATATTGGAGATACGGAACCGGCTGATACGCGATTATCTTTTGCCGTTGATGCCAAGGCCGTGGTTGCGAGCGTTCTAAATAAAATGCCCGAGCACCTTCGCACGGTTCTGGCAAGTTACTATCTGCAGGATAAATCTTATAAAACCATAGCCCAAGAGGAAAAGATTTCTATACCAACCTTGAAAATGCGGCTTTTCAGGGCCAAAAAACTTTTTAAAAGATTAAAAGATAATCCAAACTAA
- the argH gene encoding argininosuccinate lyase, with protein MKLWEKGYKLNKQIENFTVGDDYLLDQKLVYYDCLVSIAHAKMLGKVGLLKTKEVQKLVEELKSIIKLDQRGRFKILKEQEDCHTAIENRLVHKLGDLGKKIHTARSRNDQILTTLRLYYKDRLNNCKGLTNELVTAVKKFTKKYGKIKLPGYTHTRKAMPSSISLWGNAFIDSMGDNIKLVDLALRLIDQSPLGTGAGYGVPLRIDRKYSAELLGFETVQKNPIYTQNSRGKFEATFLHALGQVMLDLNKIASDLIIFSMPEFGYFELPKEFCTGSSIMPQKKNPDLLELLRAKYHVVTSYEFQVKSIIGNLISGYHRDLQLTKKPVMEGLEAVTESLSVMALLFKELKVSRENCEKALTQDVFATKEVYGLVRKGVPFREAYNIVAKRYS; from the coding sequence ATGAAACTTTGGGAAAAGGGATACAAATTGAACAAGCAAATAGAAAATTTTACCGTTGGCGACGATTATCTGCTGGACCAAAAATTAGTTTACTACGACTGTTTGGTTTCTATTGCTCACGCAAAAATGCTTGGGAAAGTCGGTCTTTTAAAAACCAAAGAAGTGCAGAAGTTGGTTGAGGAACTAAAGAGTATTATAAAGTTAGACCAAAGAGGAAGGTTTAAAATTTTGAAAGAACAGGAGGACTGTCATACCGCGATTGAAAACCGCTTAGTTCATAAATTGGGCGACTTGGGAAAGAAAATCCACACCGCTCGTTCAAGAAATGACCAGATACTTACTACTCTGCGGTTATATTACAAAGACAGGTTAAATAATTGTAAGGGGTTAACGAACGAATTAGTTACTGCCGTAAAAAAATTTACTAAAAAGTACGGCAAAATAAAATTGCCGGGGTATACGCATACCAGAAAAGCCATGCCGTCTTCCATAAGTCTTTGGGGAAATGCCTTTATTGATTCCATGGGAGACAATATCAAGTTAGTTGATTTGGCGTTACGGTTGATTGATCAGTCGCCGCTTGGGACGGGCGCGGGCTATGGCGTGCCGTTAAGAATTGACAGAAAATATTCTGCGGAACTTTTGGGTTTTGAAACAGTCCAGAAAAACCCTATTTATACCCAGAACAGTAGGGGGAAATTTGAGGCAACATTTCTTCACGCGCTTGGCCAAGTTATGCTTGACCTTAATAAAATCGCTTCCGACCTGATAATCTTTAGTATGCCCGAGTTTGGTTATTTTGAACTGCCGAAAGAATTTTGTACCGGCAGCTCCATTATGCCGCAGAAGAAAAATCCTGACCTTTTGGAGCTTTTGCGGGCCAAATATCATGTTGTGACGTCCTATGAGTTTCAGGTTAAAAGCATAATAGGAAATTTAATTTCGGGTTACCACCGAGATTTGCAGCTAACCAAAAAGCCGGTAATGGAGGGGTTAGAAGCGGTAACTGAAAGCTTAAGCGTAATGGCTTTGTTATTTAAAGAGCTGAAAGTTAGCAGAGAAAATTGTGAAAAAGCTTTGACGCAAGATGTTTTTGCCACAAAAGAAGTGTATGGGTTAGTCAGAAAAGGGGTCCCCTTTAGGGAGGCCTACAATATTGTCGCTAAGAGATACAGTTAA
- a CDS encoding trypsin-like peptidase domain-containing protein, whose amino-acid sequence MASSNYEEQIIGTTKKVMPAVVSIMVGKDYEELLKEHPYELMVPHGDHLDLPPPEEELPHTQGGKIRIGGGSGFLVDSSGLIVTNKHVVQDKNAEYLITVDREGDEDETFTAKVLARDPLNDVAILKIEGKNLPTIPLGDSGKIQLGQTVLAVGTALGEFQNTVSAGIVSGLSRFITAITDMEGHSQRLGGLIQTDAAINPGNSGGPLVNLQSEAIGINAAVVFGAQNIGFAIPINKARRDLEELKKYGRIRRPFLGIRYILLNPAIQKRFRLPVAQGALVLREGMPGKPAVVLGSSAHKAGIQEKDVLLEINETAIGEKKGVEEILENLELGKKIPVKILRDGKEELLTLVTEENL is encoded by the coding sequence ATGGCTTCCTCAAACTACGAAGAACAAATTATAGGAACAACTAAAAAAGTAATGCCGGCGGTGGTGAGTATTATGGTGGGAAAGGATTACGAAGAACTGCTAAAAGAGCATCCGTATGAACTTATGGTGCCGCACGGCGACCACCTTGACCTTCCTCCTCCCGAGGAAGAACTGCCCCACACCCAAGGCGGCAAAATACGGATAGGCGGAGGTTCAGGATTTCTTGTTGACTCTTCCGGCCTTATTGTTACCAACAAACACGTTGTTCAGGACAAAAACGCGGAATATCTCATAACTGTTGACCGTGAAGGAGACGAGGATGAAACATTCACGGCCAAGGTTCTCGCGCGCGACCCCTTAAATGATGTTGCCATTTTAAAAATTGAAGGCAAGAATCTTCCAACTATTCCCTTGGGGGATTCCGGAAAAATCCAACTGGGACAGACAGTACTCGCGGTGGGAACTGCCTTGGGAGAATTCCAAAACACAGTTTCGGCGGGGATTGTTTCCGGTCTTTCGCGATTTATCACTGCCATCACAGACATGGAAGGACACTCACAGCGTCTCGGCGGTCTAATACAGACCGATGCGGCCATTAACCCCGGAAACTCGGGAGGGCCGCTCGTAAATCTTCAGAGCGAAGCAATAGGTATTAACGCCGCCGTAGTTTTTGGCGCGCAAAATATCGGCTTTGCAATACCTATAAACAAGGCCCGACGCGACTTAGAAGAATTAAAAAAATACGGCAGGATACGCCGACCGTTTCTTGGTATACGTTATATCTTATTAAACCCTGCTATACAAAAACGCTTCCGCCTTCCGGTAGCGCAGGGCGCGCTGGTTCTGCGGGAAGGTATGCCGGGTAAACCGGCTGTTGTCCTCGGCTCCTCGGCCCACAAAGCCGGCATTCAGGAAAAAGACGTTTTATTGGAAATAAACGAAACCGCTATAGGAGAAAAGAAGGGGGTGGAAGAAATACTGGAAAATCTTGAGCTTGGTAAAAAAATTCCCGTAAAAATACTGCGGGATGGGAAAGAAGAACTACTTACGCTTGTTACGGAAGAAAATCTTTAA
- a CDS encoding response regulator, giving the protein MTENKKILLIEDDVFMVGLLVHELQEAGFEVVTAKTGVEGIKKFPEVKPDLILLDILLPDQNGFDTLRTIRRQPGGPGTKVIVLSNLAEWSDVEEAKRLGALDYLVKTNFSLEEIVEKIQSALGR; this is encoded by the coding sequence ATGACTGAAAATAAAAAAATCCTATTAATAGAAGATGATGTCTTTATGGTGGGTCTTTTGGTTCATGAATTGCAGGAAGCCGGTTTTGAGGTTGTTACGGCCAAGACAGGAGTTGAAGGAATTAAAAAATTTCCGGAGGTGAAACCGGATTTGATACTTTTGGATATTCTCCTTCCTGATCAAAACGGTTTTGATACCCTGCGGACTATTCGCCGCCAGCCGGGTGGGCCGGGAACAAAAGTTATTGTGCTTTCCAACTTGGCGGAATGGTCAGATGTTGAAGAGGCAAAACGCCTCGGAGCTCTTGATTATCTCGTGAAGACCAACTTTTCGCTTGAAGAGATTGTAGAAAAAATACAGAGCGCTCTTGGCAGATAG
- a CDS encoding HNH endonuclease, giving the protein MCGKSIYRSRADLQKSKSKKYFCNKSCQTIWRNTLQYIGPRHLNWRGGFSSGSYRAFLRRASKEEVCSFCKITDKRVLVVHHKDRNHLNNRISNLMWLCHNCHTVLHRNTILNVINRAASKL; this is encoded by the coding sequence TTGTGCGGAAAATCAATTTATAGATCAAGGGCGGATTTACAAAAATCAAAAAGCAAGAAATATTTTTGTAACAAATCGTGTCAAACAATCTGGCGTAATACGCTGCAGTACATCGGACCAAGGCATTTAAACTGGAGGGGCGGTTTTTCTAGCGGCTCCTACCGCGCCTTTTTGAGACGAGCATCAAAAGAAGAAGTATGCAGTTTCTGCAAGATTACTGACAAACGTGTACTGGTCGTGCACCATAAAGACCGTAATCACCTGAATAATAGGATAAGTAATTTAATGTGGCTCTGCCATAATTGTCACACTGTGCTTCATCGTAATACAATACTAAACGTAATCAATCGTGCCGCAAGTAAATTGTAG
- the hisS gene encoding histidine--tRNA ligase has translation MAKPKTDKNKEASKAKKIKPELPGGFRDFGPAEAIIKQRLIERLRKTFEDFGFDPIETPAVERTEILTGGEKESQKIIFNVKGSKEKKSDMSLRFDLTVPLARFLAANPETPKPFRRYQIGRAWRGESPQAGRYREFTQADIDIVGSSSMEADSEITALVYQIFKNLGIKRFVIKINNRKILNGLPQLAGFPEKKLLETLRIIDKKDKIGEAAVKKELTKLLKKKAAEKVEEFIGLSGDTKNKLMRARELFRENKEAAEGVDELVEIARNLNASGVDPNNWKIDFSTVRGLDYYTGPVFETVLLATPEYGSVASGGRYDNLMIPFTGQKIPAVGISIGVDRFLAALDKLGLLKKRPTRVKILILNLGPEFRPEYFSFAKNLRGANLNTELYVGDDRSFQAQLAYAVKKEIPYVLIYGDQDRKKGVVTIRNLVTREQKEIPKGNILLYFKK, from the coding sequence ATGGCAAAACCAAAAACTGATAAAAATAAAGAGGCGTCAAAAGCGAAAAAAATCAAACCGGAACTGCCGGGCGGATTTCGCGACTTCGGACCGGCCGAGGCCATAATCAAACAGCGGTTGATTGAGCGTCTGCGAAAAACTTTTGAGGACTTTGGTTTTGACCCCATAGAAACTCCGGCGGTGGAACGAACAGAAATACTTACCGGCGGCGAAAAAGAATCGCAGAAAATTATCTTTAACGTAAAAGGGTCAAAGGAGAAAAAATCGGATATGTCGCTTCGGTTTGACCTTACTGTTCCTTTGGCGCGCTTTTTGGCGGCCAATCCGGAAACCCCCAAACCCTTTCGCCGTTACCAAATTGGTCGCGCGTGGCGCGGCGAATCGCCCCAAGCCGGCCGTTACCGCGAATTTACCCAAGCCGATATTGATATTGTCGGCTCCTCTTCTATGGAAGCGGATTCAGAAATTACTGCCCTTGTTTATCAGATTTTTAAAAATCTTGGTATTAAACGATTCGTTATCAAAATCAACAACCGCAAAATTTTAAACGGCCTTCCGCAACTTGCCGGCTTTCCCGAAAAAAAACTCCTGGAGACCCTGCGTATTATAGACAAAAAAGATAAAATCGGCGAGGCGGCGGTCAAAAAAGAACTGACAAAACTATTAAAAAAGAAAGCCGCCGAAAAAGTGGAAGAGTTCATCGGGCTTTCCGGCGACACCAAAAATAAACTTATGCGCGCTCGCGAACTTTTTCGTGAAAATAAAGAAGCTGCGGAGGGGGTGGACGAACTCGTGGAGATAGCAAGAAATCTTAATGCTTCCGGCGTTGACCCCAACAACTGGAAAATTGATTTTTCCACTGTCCGGGGACTGGATTATTACACCGGCCCTGTTTTTGAGACAGTGCTTCTTGCGACTCCGGAATACGGAAGCGTAGCCTCGGGCGGACGATATGACAACCTTATGATCCCTTTCACTGGTCAGAAAATTCCAGCCGTAGGGATTTCTATAGGAGTAGATCGCTTTCTTGCGGCCTTGGATAAATTGGGGCTCCTGAAAAAGAGGCCAACCAGGGTGAAAATATTGATCCTGAATCTTGGCCCTGAATTTAGACCCGAATACTTCTCGTTTGCCAAAAATCTGCGTGGAGCAAACTTAAATACGGAACTTTATGTGGGAGACGACCGCTCTTTTCAAGCCCAACTGGCTTACGCTGTAAAAAAAGAAATCCCGTATGTTTTGATCTACGGAGATCAGGACAGAAAAAAAGGCGTGGTGACCATCAGGAATCTCGTTACGCGCGAGCAAAAAGAAATCCCCAAAGGAAATATCCTGCTGTATTTCAAAAAATAA
- a CDS encoding type II toxin-antitoxin system RelB/DinJ family antitoxin, translated as MKTLISIKADVDVKKRAQKVAKELGIPLSTIVNVYLKQLGREPRVNFFVPLRPNKKTAELLRRASKDFRNWKNISPAFSTAEEMDEYLKDTA; from the coding sequence ATGAAAACCCTAATCAGTATAAAGGCCGACGTAGACGTGAAGAAGCGGGCGCAGAAAGTGGCCAAAGAGCTCGGTATACCGCTTAGCACCATAGTTAACGTGTACCTCAAACAGTTAGGCCGCGAACCGCGGGTAAATTTTTTCGTACCGCTGCGACCCAATAAAAAAACCGCAGAGCTTCTCCGTCGGGCCAGTAAAGACTTTCGTAATTGGAAAAATATCTCCCCGGCTTTTTCCACGGCAGAGGAAATGGATGAGTACCTAAAAGATACGGCATGA